The Streptomyces phaeolivaceus genome has a window encoding:
- a CDS encoding FKBP-type peptidyl-prolyl cis-trans isomerase, with protein MRRRSLLIAVPAGLVTLAACGDGESDSAKASSSPSASASAAKPPKIVDGPLPAITDGVKFDEKPTVAKGSGDPSKDLAVKTVIAGTGQTIAEGDYIQANYLGQIWSTAKVFDNSYDRKTPLVIQLSPQGIIDGWRYALTGKKAGSRVQMAVPPTWGYGTEGNSQAGIKGTDTLVFVVDVRNTFNAKSSAKGTKVAQDNVDLPKVGTNTDGKAPSIEIPKVDPPTKLVANYIIEGDGPEVGAEDSLLVQYKGVLWETGKEFDSSYSREALSSFGLQQVVKGWSQGMTGKKVGSRLLIVIPPKLGYGDTPPSGSDIKKDSVMVFTVDILAKM; from the coding sequence GTGCGCCGACGCTCACTCCTCATCGCTGTACCCGCTGGACTGGTCACGCTCGCCGCCTGTGGTGACGGTGAGTCCGACTCGGCCAAGGCCAGCAGCAGCCCGTCCGCGTCGGCGAGCGCGGCGAAGCCGCCGAAGATCGTGGACGGTCCGCTGCCGGCGATCACGGACGGGGTGAAGTTCGACGAGAAGCCGACCGTCGCGAAGGGCAGCGGCGATCCGTCGAAGGACCTGGCGGTGAAGACGGTCATCGCGGGCACCGGGCAGACGATCGCCGAGGGTGACTACATCCAGGCGAACTACCTGGGGCAGATCTGGTCCACGGCGAAGGTCTTCGACAACTCCTACGACCGCAAGACGCCGCTGGTCATCCAGCTCTCCCCGCAGGGCATCATCGACGGCTGGCGGTACGCGCTGACCGGCAAGAAGGCCGGCAGCCGGGTCCAGATGGCCGTGCCGCCGACCTGGGGCTACGGCACCGAGGGCAACTCGCAGGCGGGCATCAAGGGCACCGACACACTGGTCTTCGTCGTCGATGTGCGGAACACCTTCAACGCCAAGAGCTCGGCCAAGGGCACGAAGGTCGCGCAGGACAACGTGGACCTGCCGAAGGTGGGCACCAACACCGACGGCAAGGCGCCCTCCATCGAGATCCCGAAGGTCGACCCGCCGACCAAGCTGGTGGCGAACTACATCATCGAGGGCGACGGCCCCGAGGTCGGCGCCGAGGACAGCCTGCTCGTGCAGTACAAGGGCGTGCTGTGGGAGACCGGCAAGGAGTTCGACTCCTCGTACAGCCGGGAGGCGCTCAGCTCGTTCGGGCTGCAGCAGGTCGTCAAGGGCTGGTCGCAGGGCATGACCGGCAAGAAGGTGGGCAGTCGCCTGCTGATCGTGATCCCGCCCAAGCTGGGTTACGGGGACACGCCGCCGAGCGGCAGCGACATCAAGAAGGACTCCGTGATGGTGTTCACCGTGGACATCCTCGCGAAGATGTAG
- the tatA gene encoding Sec-independent protein translocase subunit TatA: MGRLGPTEIILILVVIILLFGAKKLPDMARSLGKSARILKSEAKAMKSDGQDDSNAAAAPPHPGSETPAQRTIQAAPGDVTSSRPVTEPTDTTKR, encoded by the coding sequence ATGGGTAGGCTCGGCCCCACCGAGATCATTCTGATCCTCGTCGTCATCATCCTGCTGTTCGGTGCGAAGAAGCTTCCGGACATGGCGCGCTCGCTGGGCAAGTCCGCCCGCATCCTCAAGAGCGAGGCCAAGGCCATGAAGTCCGACGGCCAGGACGACAGCAACGCGGCGGCCGCGCCCCCGCACCCGGGCAGCGAGACCCCGGCACAGCGCACCATCCAGGCCGCTCCCGGCGATGTGACCAGCTCCCGCCCGGTCACCGAGCCGACGGACACGACCAAGCGCTGA
- a CDS encoding helix-turn-helix transcriptional regulator codes for MVGKPARPANAIDQTRRMLSLVTYLRERPGARIEDVARAFGISEDELVSDLDVLPMCGTSFRGGDLLDIDTDGERIWWHNPAALGAEAAEPLRLAADEATALLVAARAVATLPGLRESDRQALVRATAKVEGAAGDAAGASSRLSVTFEAEGGVFADVDRAISERRRLWIRYYSPARDELSEREIDPIRLVSVGHTYVEAWCRRSEARRTFRLDRVAEIKILDEPSAPPEVELRDLSEALVQPAAEDPEVVVEVGPGGRWVAEYYPHDSAEELPDGGLRISLRTPDPASLRRLALRLGRDGRIVSPQDLADSARRAAREALAAYDEAVPTRP; via the coding sequence GTGGTGGGAAAACCGGCCCGGCCGGCGAACGCCATCGATCAGACCCGGCGGATGCTCTCCCTGGTGACCTATCTGCGGGAGCGGCCCGGCGCCCGGATCGAGGACGTCGCGCGCGCCTTCGGGATCAGCGAGGACGAGCTGGTCTCGGATCTCGATGTGCTGCCCATGTGCGGGACCAGCTTCCGCGGCGGTGATCTGCTGGACATCGACACCGACGGTGAGCGCATCTGGTGGCACAACCCGGCCGCCCTGGGCGCGGAGGCCGCCGAGCCGCTAAGGCTGGCGGCCGACGAGGCCACCGCCCTCCTTGTGGCCGCCCGTGCGGTGGCCACACTGCCGGGGCTGCGGGAGAGCGACCGGCAGGCCCTGGTGCGGGCCACCGCCAAGGTCGAGGGCGCGGCCGGGGACGCGGCGGGCGCCAGCTCACGGCTGTCGGTCACCTTCGAGGCCGAGGGCGGGGTCTTCGCCGACGTCGACCGGGCGATCTCGGAGCGCCGGCGGCTGTGGATCCGGTACTACTCGCCCGCCCGCGACGAGCTCAGCGAACGCGAGATCGACCCGATCCGCCTGGTCAGCGTGGGTCACACCTATGTCGAGGCCTGGTGCCGCCGCTCCGAGGCCCGGCGTACGTTCCGGCTGGACCGGGTCGCCGAGATCAAGATCCTCGACGAGCCGTCCGCGCCGCCCGAGGTCGAGCTGCGGGATCTGTCGGAGGCACTGGTGCAGCCCGCCGCCGAGGATCCCGAGGTCGTCGTCGAGGTGGGGCCCGGCGGGCGCTGGGTCGCCGAGTACTACCCGCACGACAGCGCCGAGGAACTGCCGGACGGCGGGCTGCGCATCAGTCTGCGCACCCCCGACCCCGCCTCGCTGCGGCGCCTGGCGCTGCGGCTCGGGCGCGACGGCCGGATCGTCTCCCCGCAGGACCTCGCCGACAGCGCCCGCCGGGCGGCCCGCGAGGCGCTGGCGGCCTACGACGAGGCAGTGCCGACGAGACCGTGA
- a CDS encoding helix-turn-helix transcriptional regulator, with product MAIAKAERLMNLALCLLGTRRPLSKRELRDSIEAYVEAAGPGRGAAGSDDSFNRMFERDKDDLRELGLVIETVENLDGEVGYLARRDSNSLPPITLDAEEAAALGLAAKVWQQARFAGAASGALQKLRAAGLPEDVDPYESHGALEPRIPVHEAAFEPLMLACRDRRPVVFEYRKATAARPEPRHVEPWALECWRGHWYLAGFDRDRGAERVFRLSRITGKVRSRSGAFTAEVPDVVTVRETVASWAGETADRSALIRLRAGAGYPLRAKASAVRELGDGWDELEIPYGHGLDAWLVEFGPDVVVLEPAELRADVVDRLRAVAKG from the coding sequence ATGGCCATTGCCAAGGCCGAGCGGTTGATGAACCTGGCGCTGTGTCTGCTGGGGACGCGCCGGCCGCTCAGCAAGCGCGAGCTGAGGGATTCCATCGAGGCGTATGTCGAGGCCGCAGGGCCGGGAAGGGGCGCAGCCGGCAGCGACGACTCCTTCAACCGCATGTTCGAGCGCGACAAGGACGATCTGCGCGAACTCGGTCTGGTCATCGAGACGGTGGAGAACCTCGACGGCGAGGTCGGCTATCTGGCCCGCCGCGACAGCAACAGCCTGCCGCCCATCACCCTGGACGCCGAGGAGGCCGCGGCCCTCGGGCTCGCCGCGAAGGTCTGGCAGCAGGCCCGCTTCGCCGGGGCCGCGAGCGGCGCCCTGCAGAAGCTGCGCGCGGCCGGGCTGCCCGAGGACGTCGACCCGTACGAGTCCCATGGCGCCCTGGAGCCGCGTATCCCGGTGCACGAGGCCGCCTTCGAGCCGCTGATGCTGGCCTGCCGGGACCGCCGCCCGGTCGTGTTCGAGTACCGCAAGGCCACCGCCGCCCGCCCCGAGCCCCGCCATGTCGAGCCATGGGCGCTGGAGTGCTGGCGCGGTCACTGGTATCTGGCCGGTTTCGACCGGGACCGGGGTGCCGAGCGGGTCTTCCGGCTCTCCCGGATCACCGGCAAGGTCCGCAGCCGGAGCGGCGCGTTCACCGCCGAGGTGCCGGACGTCGTCACGGTGCGGGAGACCGTCGCGAGCTGGGCCGGGGAGACCGCCGACCGCTCCGCGCTGATCCGGTTGCGCGCCGGCGCCGGCTACCCGCTGCGGGCGAAGGCCTCGGCCGTACGGGAACTCGGGGACGGTTGGGACGAGTTGGAGATTCCGTACGGGCACGGTCTGGATGCCTGGCTGGTGGAGTTCGGGCCCGATGTGGTGGTCCTGGAGCCCGCCGAGCTGCGGGCCGATGTGGTGGACCGGCTGCGTGCCGTGGCCAAGGGTTGA
- the tatC gene encoding twin-arginine translocase subunit TatC, with the protein MLKSARNKEKDPEGRMPLVEHLRELRNRLGKALLAIVIASVVGLVFYQEIINFLTRPVQEAVGCTRDFTELAKESKGACGNITMSGLMGPFTLMIKVSLTAGVVIASPVWLYQLWAFIAPGLHRHEKRYSMAFVAAGFPLFMVGAYFSYHVLPAAAEVLLDFTPENAVNLLPLDELLDLVTRMVIVFGLSFELPLVLVMLNMTGMVTGRRMLGWWRAMIMGVTVFAAFATPTVDPVSMLSLAAPIIMLYFVATGFSLLNDKRRRQREALGPADDEASELDLTPEEVGEVETVSAAKALPAQTEPERERINGYDDVT; encoded by the coding sequence TTGCTCAAGTCTGCCCGCAACAAGGAGAAGGATCCCGAGGGGCGGATGCCCCTCGTGGAGCACCTTCGCGAGCTCCGCAACCGGCTCGGCAAAGCACTCCTGGCCATCGTGATCGCCTCGGTGGTGGGTCTGGTCTTCTACCAGGAGATCATCAACTTCCTCACCCGGCCCGTCCAGGAAGCCGTCGGCTGCACGCGGGACTTCACGGAGTTGGCCAAGGAGAGCAAGGGAGCCTGCGGCAACATCACGATGTCGGGTCTGATGGGCCCGTTCACGCTGATGATCAAGGTCTCCCTGACCGCCGGTGTGGTCATCGCCAGCCCGGTCTGGCTCTACCAGCTCTGGGCCTTCATCGCGCCCGGTCTGCACCGGCACGAGAAGCGTTACTCGATGGCCTTTGTCGCGGCCGGCTTCCCCCTCTTCATGGTGGGCGCCTACTTCTCGTACCACGTGCTGCCCGCGGCCGCCGAGGTGCTGCTCGACTTCACCCCTGAGAACGCCGTCAACCTGCTGCCCCTGGACGAGCTGCTGGACCTTGTGACCCGCATGGTCATCGTCTTCGGGCTCTCCTTCGAGCTGCCGCTCGTGCTGGTCATGTTGAACATGACCGGCATGGTCACCGGCCGCCGAATGCTGGGCTGGTGGCGGGCCATGATCATGGGTGTCACCGTGTTCGCCGCGTTCGCCACCCCGACCGTCGACCCGGTCTCGATGCTCTCGCTGGCCGCGCCGATCATCATGCTGTACTTCGTCGCCACCGGCTTCTCCCTGCTGAACGACAAGCGCAGGCGACAGCGCGAGGCGCTGGGACCCGCCGACGACGAGGCCTCCGAGCTGGACCTCACCCCCGAGGAGGTCGGCGAGGTCGAGACCGTCTCGGCCGCCAAGGCGCTCCCCGCGCAGACGGAGCCCGAGCGGGAACGGATCAACGGGTACGACGACGTCACCTGA
- a CDS encoding FKBP-type peptidyl-prolyl cis-trans isomerase codes for MSIEKPEIDFPGGEPPKDLEIKDIWVGDGAEAKAGDTVLVHYVGVAFSTGEEFDASWNRGTPLEFRLGVGQVIAGWDQGVQGMKVGGRRQLTIPAHLAYGDRGAGGRIAPGETLIFVCDLVKV; via the coding sequence GTGAGCATTGAGAAGCCCGAGATCGACTTCCCCGGTGGCGAGCCCCCGAAGGACCTTGAGATCAAGGACATCTGGGTGGGCGACGGCGCCGAGGCCAAGGCGGGCGACACCGTCCTGGTCCACTACGTGGGCGTGGCCTTCTCCACCGGCGAGGAGTTCGACGCGTCCTGGAACCGCGGTACGCCGCTGGAGTTCCGGCTCGGTGTCGGCCAGGTCATCGCCGGCTGGGACCAGGGCGTGCAGGGCATGAAGGTCGGCGGCCGTCGGCAGCTGACCATCCCGGCGCACCTCGCGTACGGCGACCGCGGTGCGGGCGGCCGTATCGCCCCCGGTGAGACGCTGATCTTCGTCTGCGACCTGGTCAAGGTCTGA